In the genome of Bacillus sp. S3, one region contains:
- the pduL gene encoding phosphate propanoyltransferase yields MDKERIRELVQEIVRNTLQKSKQVPIAVSNRHIHLSPEHVERLFGRGYQLQKLKDLSQPNQFAAKETITLIGPKGKIQHVRVLGPARGSTQVEISLFDGFTLGVKPPLRNSGDIKGSASITIQGPRGQIKINEGLICARRHIHMHPSDSESFGVADGDRVQVKVDGDRGVIFANVLIRVSPKYKLEMHIDLDEANAANIKNGQLGEIVALESTKHTGGG; encoded by the coding sequence ATGGATAAAGAAAGAATAAGAGAATTAGTCCAGGAGATTGTCAGGAATACACTGCAAAAATCTAAGCAGGTTCCGATTGCAGTTTCCAATCGCCATATTCATTTATCACCTGAACATGTGGAACGGCTCTTTGGACGCGGCTATCAATTACAGAAGTTGAAGGATTTATCCCAGCCGAACCAATTTGCTGCTAAGGAAACCATTACCCTTATCGGACCTAAAGGAAAGATCCAACATGTACGGGTTCTCGGACCAGCGCGAGGCAGCACCCAGGTGGAAATTTCTCTATTTGACGGATTTACTCTTGGAGTGAAACCCCCGTTACGGAATTCCGGTGATATTAAAGGATCGGCGTCAATCACAATCCAAGGCCCCAGGGGTCAAATCAAAATAAATGAAGGATTGATTTGTGCAAGGCGCCACATTCATATGCACCCTAGCGATAGTGAGTCGTTTGGTGTAGCTGATGGGGATCGGGTCCAAGTGAAGGTAGATGGAGACCGCGGGGTTATTTTTGCAAATGTTTTAATACGAGTTTCACCAAAGTATAAGCTGGAGATGCACATCGACCTTGACGAAGCCAATGCTGCTAACATCAAAAATGGGCAGTTGGGAGAGATTGTGGCACTGGAAAGCACTAAGCATACAGGAGGGGGGTGA
- a CDS encoding EutN/CcmL family microcompartment protein — MLICKVVGSIVSTTKAEKLKGKKLLIVQPLDLRTIIDDGKPLVAIDTVGAGVGEVVLLVSGSSARQTDMTNGVPTDAAIIGIVDQIEIQGALTFKKGGS; from the coding sequence ATGCTCATATGTAAAGTGGTTGGTTCAATTGTCTCCACCACCAAAGCAGAAAAATTGAAAGGGAAGAAGCTCCTAATCGTCCAGCCGCTTGATTTAAGGACGATTATCGACGACGGTAAACCGCTTGTTGCGATTGACACCGTCGGAGCAGGTGTAGGAGAAGTGGTGTTACTTGTCAGCGGTAGTTCAGCACGGCAAACAGATATGACAAATGGTGTCCCTACAGATGCTGCGATTATAGGTATCGTCGATCAAATTGAAATACAAGGTGCCCTTACTTTCAAAAAAGGAGGTAGCTAA
- a CDS encoding AAA domain-containing protein, whose amino-acid sequence MTSTITYIKEWQQALQNEISYLKKYGSNKFIVSNGRLLSSDDSFTYYFDTSYSLRIPVGSSIRLEWGGLKQTGHVLSSEGKSVIIALEQSFGDLISEAFLFHDPWELLEQLIQRLDDIKKTKQKRLRVKKLMDPSMPAKHPAEKSKSNVHELVLRSKYNPVTFVWGPPGTGKTYTLARAAANKYFQEKRVLILSHSNQAVDVLISEISSFIKKKGRYREGDVLRYGLNTGELLAAHEAITTSQLLQKVDPHLAEDKEKLIEERRHLKQDLVRSFSKRDTDHLLELEMRIAKILEKIRQKEIQFVKDAFVVGTTLAKAASDPAIYEKEYDVVILDEASMAYVPQAAFAATLGKRVIICGDFKQLPPIASSRDSLVTLWLKEDIFHRAGIVKWVERGELHPHLLLLKEQRRMHPDISAFTNQFIYDSHVGDHESVGTSRNTIVKKAPFPDRASVLVDTSFTGAYCITERSSHSRMNFWQALLSFQLIHESYVNGLRSIGYVTPYRAQANVMELLLADLYAAECATADIIAATVHRFQGSERDVMVFDTVDSEPQIRAGMLLIGKDSERLINVAITRTRGKFIHVSNQSFIRKHIYNGKTLRQLVEHQVGHRQTVDIGQIGRWIQHQHPRLQWMHARKVESVFQDIEAAMSSIVISIPAHASLSREWKNTLRNRGKQVSLMVISKAEITEIQPDQWQNEGLSFPFIVIDDRVIWLGHLFEGASDVRPPFISVRLDSQKVSEYFLSQFLPIK is encoded by the coding sequence ATGACAAGTACAATAACATACATCAAAGAATGGCAGCAGGCCCTTCAAAATGAAATATCCTATTTAAAAAAGTACGGCAGTAACAAATTCATCGTCTCTAATGGGAGATTATTATCGAGTGATGATTCGTTTACCTATTATTTTGATACCTCCTATTCATTACGAATCCCTGTAGGATCATCAATACGCCTTGAATGGGGTGGTTTAAAGCAAACCGGACATGTCCTCTCATCTGAAGGCAAAAGCGTGATCATTGCCCTTGAGCAATCATTTGGAGATTTAATCTCAGAAGCCTTTTTATTTCACGATCCATGGGAACTGCTGGAACAACTGATCCAACGATTGGATGACATCAAAAAAACCAAACAGAAACGTTTGCGAGTAAAAAAATTAATGGACCCCTCGATGCCTGCGAAGCATCCGGCTGAAAAAAGTAAAAGTAATGTACACGAATTAGTTTTGCGCTCAAAATATAATCCTGTTACCTTTGTTTGGGGACCGCCTGGGACGGGAAAAACCTATACACTAGCCCGGGCAGCCGCAAATAAATATTTTCAAGAAAAACGAGTATTAATCTTATCACATAGTAATCAAGCCGTTGATGTCTTAATTAGTGAAATTTCATCTTTTATAAAAAAGAAAGGACGCTATCGAGAAGGGGATGTCCTTCGCTATGGTTTAAATACTGGGGAACTCCTCGCAGCCCACGAAGCGATTACCACGAGTCAGCTCCTCCAAAAGGTTGACCCGCATCTTGCTGAGGATAAAGAAAAATTAATAGAGGAAAGACGACATCTCAAGCAGGATCTAGTCCGTTCTTTTAGTAAAAGGGACACCGATCATTTGTTGGAACTTGAAATGAGAATAGCCAAAATTCTTGAAAAGATTCGCCAAAAGGAAATTCAATTTGTGAAGGATGCATTTGTAGTTGGGACAACACTGGCAAAAGCCGCAAGTGATCCTGCGATTTATGAAAAGGAATATGATGTTGTTATTCTAGATGAAGCGAGTATGGCTTATGTACCTCAGGCTGCCTTCGCTGCTACACTCGGAAAACGTGTAATCATCTGCGGTGATTTTAAGCAATTGCCGCCAATCGCGTCTTCTAGAGATTCTCTTGTTACGTTGTGGTTAAAAGAGGATATTTTTCATCGTGCAGGCATTGTAAAGTGGGTTGAGCGCGGTGAACTCCATCCCCATTTATTGTTATTAAAAGAACAACGGAGAATGCATCCCGATATTTCTGCATTTACCAATCAATTCATCTATGATTCACATGTTGGTGATCATGAAAGTGTTGGTACAAGCAGAAATACGATTGTCAAAAAAGCCCCTTTTCCTGACAGAGCATCTGTTCTGGTGGATACGAGTTTTACCGGTGCCTATTGTATAACAGAGCGCTCTTCTCATTCACGAATGAATTTTTGGCAGGCATTATTATCGTTCCAACTGATTCATGAATCATACGTGAATGGCCTGCGATCAATTGGGTATGTTACCCCCTATCGTGCTCAAGCAAATGTAATGGAGCTTTTATTAGCTGATTTATATGCAGCCGAATGTGCCACAGCCGATATTATTGCGGCAACTGTTCATCGATTCCAAGGCAGTGAACGGGATGTCATGGTGTTTGACACTGTTGACAGCGAGCCTCAGATTCGTGCAGGAATGTTATTAATAGGCAAGGATAGCGAACGGTTGATCAATGTAGCGATTACAAGGACAAGAGGGAAGTTCATTCATGTAAGTAATCAGTCATTTATTCGTAAGCATATATATAATGGAAAAACACTTAGACAACTTGTGGAGCATCAAGTGGGGCACCGCCAAACTGTAGATATAGGACAGATCGGCAGGTGGATTCAACACCAGCACCCAAGATTGCAATGGATGCATGCACGTAAGGTAGAAAGTGTTTTTCAGGATATCGAGGCTGCCATGTCATCGATTGTTATTTCTATTCCAGCGCATGCCTCACTGTCGCGTGAATGGAAAAACACACTCCGCAATCGAGGGAAACAAGTAAGTTTAATGGTTATTTCTAAAGCAGAAATAACAGAAATACAACCTGATCAATGGCAAAACGAAGGGCTGTCATTTCCATTTATCGTCATTGATGATAGAGTCATATGGTTAGGACACCTGTTTGAAGGAGCGAGTGATGTAAGACCGCCATTTATTTCGGTGAGGCTTGATTCCCAGAAGGTTTCAGAATATTTTTTGAGTCAATTTTTACCAATAAAGTAG
- a CDS encoding helix-turn-helix domain-containing protein produces MNNIGHQLKKIRVNREMEIETLAFLSGLHAETIAAIEEGELDVQVSTLARISDVLNCTFSVGDVSI; encoded by the coding sequence ATGAACAATATTGGACATCAATTGAAGAAAATAAGAGTAAACCGTGAAATGGAAATAGAAACACTTGCTTTCCTTTCAGGACTGCATGCTGAAACAATTGCAGCGATTGAAGAAGGCGAGTTAGATGTACAGGTATCAACCTTGGCCAGAATTTCAGATGTGTTAAATTGTACCTTCTCAGTTGGAGACGTTTCCATATAA
- a CDS encoding aldehyde dehydrogenase family protein encodes MQVNESDIKKMVEQVLQQLGHPQTAEADADEGISLGDGVFATVDEAAAAAKQAWEKLRKLTTAARKQMIENMRAASRQHARELAQLAVEETKLGRIEDKIAKILLAANKTPGVEDLVSTAYSGDDGLTLVEYAPIGVFGSITPSTNPAATVINNSISLIAAGNTVVYNPHPSAKQVSLKTLKLLNKAITAAGGPENALTSVAAPNLETSAQVMNHPMVNALVVTGGGPVVKAAMAVGKKVIAAGPGNPPVVVDETAIIPQAAADIVKGASFDNNVLCTAEKEVFVVDKIANALKAEMVKNGAIELKGFQLEKLLEKILVKKNDKFYPNRDFIGKDAPVILQAAGIQASPNVRLIIAETTKDHPLVMTEMLMPILPIVRVTDVDQAIQLAVIAEKGNRHTAIMHSQNVTNLTKMAQEIQATIFVKNGPSVAGLGFESEGFTTLTIAGPTGEGLTSAKTFTRQRRCVLVDGFRII; translated from the coding sequence TTGCAAGTAAATGAAAGCGATATCAAAAAAATGGTTGAACAAGTACTGCAGCAATTGGGGCATCCTCAAACGGCCGAAGCTGATGCCGATGAAGGGATCAGCCTTGGCGATGGTGTGTTTGCCACTGTTGATGAAGCAGCAGCTGCGGCAAAGCAGGCGTGGGAAAAACTGCGCAAGCTAACCACTGCCGCAAGGAAACAAATGATTGAAAACATGAGAGCAGCAAGCCGGCAGCATGCGAGGGAGTTGGCGCAGCTTGCCGTGGAAGAAACAAAGCTTGGCAGGATCGAAGATAAAATCGCGAAAATTCTTTTAGCTGCGAATAAAACGCCAGGGGTTGAAGATTTAGTCAGTACGGCTTATTCGGGTGATGATGGATTAACACTTGTCGAATATGCACCGATTGGGGTCTTTGGTTCAATCACGCCTTCAACCAACCCGGCTGCAACCGTGATTAACAATTCGATTTCTTTGATTGCAGCTGGGAATACGGTTGTTTACAACCCACACCCTAGTGCAAAACAAGTTTCACTTAAAACACTGAAGCTGTTAAACAAGGCGATAACTGCTGCAGGAGGACCGGAGAATGCACTCACATCTGTGGCTGCACCAAATCTGGAAACGTCTGCGCAAGTGATGAATCATCCCATGGTGAATGCTCTTGTCGTAACCGGCGGCGGTCCTGTTGTAAAGGCCGCGATGGCGGTGGGCAAAAAGGTGATCGCAGCCGGCCCTGGTAATCCGCCTGTTGTTGTTGATGAAACCGCAATCATCCCGCAGGCTGCTGCTGACATCGTAAAAGGTGCCAGCTTTGACAACAACGTGTTATGTACAGCTGAGAAAGAAGTCTTCGTTGTTGATAAAATAGCCAATGCCCTTAAAGCGGAAATGGTGAAAAACGGAGCCATTGAACTGAAAGGCTTCCAATTAGAAAAGCTGCTGGAAAAGATATTGGTGAAGAAAAACGATAAGTTTTATCCAAACAGAGACTTTATCGGAAAAGACGCTCCGGTGATCTTGCAGGCAGCCGGCATCCAAGCAAGCCCTAATGTAAGGTTAATCATTGCAGAAACAACGAAAGATCACCCATTGGTGATGACAGAAATGTTAATGCCGATTTTACCGATCGTCAGGGTTACTGATGTCGATCAAGCAATTCAGCTTGCAGTCATCGCTGAAAAGGGCAACCGCCATACAGCGATTATGCACTCGCAAAACGTTACTAATTTAACAAAAATGGCGCAGGAAATCCAAGCGACTATTTTTGTGAAAAATGGACCTTCAGTAGCGGGTTTAGGTTTTGAAAGCGAAGGATTCACAACACTGACTATTGCCGGGCCGACGGGTGAAGGATTAACCAGTGCGAAAACATTTACACGTCAGCGCCGCTGCGTTTTAGTAGATGGATTTAGAATTATATAG
- a CDS encoding EutN/CcmL family microcompartment protein, with amino-acid sequence MFVAKVIGNMVCTHKNENLIGLKLLIVQPVDDQLQDKGKPLVAIDTIGQSGQGDLVYLAKSRESSLPLNKDLVPSDAGILGIIDYYNVTKRMEEK; translated from the coding sequence ATGTTTGTAGCCAAAGTGATTGGAAACATGGTCTGTACCCATAAAAATGAAAATTTAATAGGGTTAAAGCTTCTGATTGTCCAACCAGTTGATGATCAGTTACAGGATAAAGGCAAACCACTTGTGGCTATAGATACGATAGGACAATCAGGACAAGGGGATCTCGTTTATCTTGCCAAAAGCAGGGAGTCTTCCCTACCGCTTAATAAAGATTTAGTCCCATCAGACGCTGGGATTTTAGGAATTATCGATTACTATAATGTGACTAAACGAATGGAGGAAAAATAA
- a CDS encoding sugar-binding transcriptional regulator, with product MADEKISRLVEVAKMYYQLDYSQQEIAKKLGISRPTVSRLLVQAVQEGVVHIKICDPTENVLELAKRVRDKFQLKDCIVAPIPEYEDELIKEKLGEVSADYLHKIVQSGDTIGITWGTTLFQLVKKLQPKNVKDVTIVQLNGGVSYSESSTYASEIINGLANAFHTTPHFLPVPAVVDHIVVKQAIVADRHVRRILELGKQANIAIFTVGEPGEQSTLMHAGYFLDNDIEILKSNKTVGDICSRFIDLKGHISHEALNDRTIGIELSQLVEKEYGILIAGGNTKVDGIYGALHGGHANVLITDQYTAKALLELGGDTIHG from the coding sequence ATGGCGGATGAAAAAATATCGCGGCTAGTGGAAGTGGCTAAAATGTATTATCAATTAGACTACAGCCAGCAGGAAATTGCGAAGAAATTAGGTATTTCCCGTCCTACCGTCTCAAGGCTTCTCGTCCAAGCTGTTCAAGAGGGTGTTGTCCATATAAAAATATGTGACCCCACTGAAAATGTTCTCGAGCTTGCAAAAAGGGTAAGAGATAAATTTCAGCTAAAGGACTGTATTGTCGCTCCGATTCCGGAATATGAGGATGAACTAATAAAAGAGAAACTAGGAGAAGTTTCTGCCGATTACTTGCATAAGATTGTACAAAGCGGAGATACCATCGGGATCACTTGGGGAACAACCCTTTTTCAACTAGTCAAAAAACTGCAGCCTAAGAATGTAAAGGATGTAACGATTGTCCAGCTTAATGGCGGGGTGAGTTACTCGGAATCCAGTACATATGCATCAGAGATTATCAATGGGTTGGCAAATGCTTTTCATACGACCCCGCATTTCTTGCCGGTTCCAGCGGTTGTTGACCATATTGTTGTAAAGCAGGCCATTGTTGCCGACAGGCATGTGAGAAGGATTTTGGAACTAGGCAAACAGGCAAATATTGCGATATTCACGGTAGGAGAGCCCGGTGAACAATCCACATTGATGCACGCCGGCTATTTTTTAGACAATGATATCGAAATACTAAAGTCAAATAAAACCGTCGGTGATATTTGCTCGCGGTTTATTGATTTGAAAGGACATATTAGTCACGAGGCTCTAAATGATCGTACGATTGGTATTGAACTATCACAATTAGTTGAAAAAGAATACGGCATCCTTATAGCCGGAGGCAATACAAAAGTTGATGGGATTTACGGTGCCCTTCACGGGGGTCATGCCAATGTCCTGATTACCGACCAATATACTGCCAAGGCTTTACTCGAATTGGGGGGTGATACCATTCATGGATAA
- a CDS encoding RpiB/LacA/LacB family sugar-phosphate isomerase, translating into MKKVAIGCDHGGYELKETLKTYLTELGYEYLDFGCKAGESVDYPDIAFLVGETVATNADYVGIMIDGVGIGSGMVLNKIPGVRGAVCWDLSSVINSKEHNNANVLSIGGQFIGEGLAKQLVKTWLETDFAGGRHDRRVTKIMEIESRFLHR; encoded by the coding sequence ATGAAAAAAGTTGCGATTGGCTGCGACCATGGTGGATACGAACTGAAAGAAACATTAAAAACGTATTTAACTGAACTAGGTTATGAATATCTTGACTTTGGCTGTAAGGCGGGTGAATCAGTAGACTATCCCGATATCGCCTTTCTGGTTGGCGAAACAGTTGCCACGAATGCTGACTATGTCGGCATCATGATCGATGGTGTGGGCATCGGCAGCGGGATGGTACTAAATAAAATCCCCGGCGTCCGCGGTGCGGTGTGCTGGGATTTATCCTCTGTCATCAACAGTAAAGAACACAATAACGCCAATGTGTTATCGATTGGCGGGCAATTTATAGGCGAAGGTCTTGCAAAGCAATTAGTAAAAACTTGGCTGGAAACCGACTTTGCAGGTGGCCGACATGACCGCCGTGTCACGAAGATTATGGAAATTGAAAGTCGCTTCTTACATCGTTAA
- the tpiA gene encoding triose-phosphate isomerase gives MEQFIEIYIKNLVRDAISHTLSGLELQHDRKTYVIGNWKMNNMVAEAAEFFHDLKSNKNVSVVICPPTQLLYPAHLLIKQSGKPIALGSQNVHWADQGAYTGETSTSMLLDVGCEYVIIGHSERRQYAGEDDQLVNKKVKQALKTGLTPIICIGETLEEKNSRQTERVLTTQLFGALKDVSSSEVIIAYEPVWAIGTGQSATADSAQQTHAYIRSVLKQILGPQAVGISILYGGSANESNAADYCVMPDIDGVLVGGASLKAQSFDGIINVFAKGEKSK, from the coding sequence ATGGAACAATTCATTGAAATTTATATCAAAAACCTTGTAAGAGATGCAATTAGTCATACATTAAGCGGTCTTGAGCTTCAACACGATCGAAAGACGTATGTCATTGGCAATTGGAAAATGAACAATATGGTAGCTGAGGCAGCCGAATTCTTTCATGACCTAAAGAGCAATAAGAATGTATCTGTCGTTATCTGTCCGCCGACACAGCTTCTCTATCCGGCACATCTTTTGATCAAGCAATCAGGAAAACCAATTGCTTTAGGCAGCCAAAACGTCCATTGGGCTGATCAAGGGGCTTACACAGGCGAAACATCCACAAGCATGCTGCTGGATGTTGGATGCGAATACGTCATCATTGGCCATTCCGAAAGAAGGCAGTATGCCGGCGAGGATGATCAACTCGTAAATAAAAAGGTAAAACAGGCGCTAAAGACAGGGCTAACACCGATTATTTGCATCGGCGAAACGTTAGAAGAAAAAAATTCACGGCAAACGGAACGAGTTTTAACGACACAGCTTTTCGGCGCATTGAAGGATGTCAGTTCCAGCGAAGTGATTATTGCGTACGAGCCGGTATGGGCAATTGGAACAGGGCAATCAGCAACAGCTGATTCAGCCCAGCAAACACATGCCTATATTCGCTCCGTTTTGAAGCAAATTCTCGGCCCTCAAGCAGTCGGAATATCGATTTTATATGGAGGATCAGCGAATGAAAGCAATGCTGCCGACTACTGTGTGATGCCGGATATAGATGGCGTACTTGTCGGTGGTGCGAGCCTGAAGGCTCAATCGTTTGACGGAATAATTAATGTATTTGCCAAAGGAGAAAAAAGTAAATGA
- a CDS encoding EutN/CcmL family microcompartment protein, with protein sequence MKLAKVVGNVVSTIKTPSHQNKKLMVVIPVDAEGNECGEAMIAFDRFQAGVGDYVLVLEEGGSAKDILEDPTGSFDAVIAGIVDRLH encoded by the coding sequence ATGAAACTAGCAAAAGTGGTTGGGAATGTCGTATCAACGATTAAAACACCGAGTCATCAGAATAAAAAGCTAATGGTTGTGATCCCTGTTGATGCAGAGGGGAACGAATGCGGTGAAGCCATGATTGCCTTTGACCGCTTTCAGGCTGGAGTTGGTGATTATGTACTGGTTTTGGAAGAAGGCGGATCGGCCAAGGACATTTTAGAAGATCCAACTGGTTCTTTTGATGCCGTCATTGCCGGAATCGTTGATCGACTACATTAA
- a CDS encoding BMC domain-containing protein codes for MSQEALGMIETKGLVGAIEAADAMVKAANVSLVGRELVGAGIVTVMVRGDVGAVKAATEAGAEAAQRVGTLLSVHVIPRPNGDVEGILPKAE; via the coding sequence ATGAGTCAAGAAGCGTTAGGTATGATTGAAACAAAAGGATTAGTAGGTGCGATTGAAGCAGCAGATGCGATGGTGAAGGCAGCCAATGTTTCATTAGTGGGAAGGGAATTAGTTGGAGCAGGAATTGTAACGGTAATGGTCCGTGGTGATGTTGGTGCTGTGAAGGCAGCAACAGAAGCGGGCGCCGAGGCCGCACAGCGTGTGGGTACACTACTTTCTGTACACGTCATTCCACGTCCAAACGGTGATGTAGAAGGTATTTTACCGAAAGCTGAATAA
- a CDS encoding BMC domain-containing protein, giving the protein MSNALGMIETKGLVGAIEAADAMTKAANVTLLGKVNVGGGLVCVMVRGDVGAVKAATEAGADAAQRVGEFLSVHVIPRPHTDIEKILLAVK; this is encoded by the coding sequence ATGAGCAACGCATTAGGAATGATTGAAACAAAAGGATTAGTAGGAGCTATTGAAGCGGCAGATGCGATGACAAAAGCAGCAAATGTTACCCTTCTTGGAAAAGTGAATGTTGGGGGAGGTTTGGTTTGTGTCATGGTGCGAGGTGATGTTGGTGCGGTGAAGGCAGCAACAGAAGCAGGTGCCGATGCCGCACAGCGTGTTGGCGAGTTCTTATCTGTCCATGTAATCCCAAGACCGCATACTGATATCGAAAAAATTCTTCTTGCAGTAAAATAA
- the deoC gene encoding deoxyribose-phosphate aldolase, whose product MIDHTLLKPEASKEQIIKLCEEAKEHKFATVCVNPYWVQTAAKELEGSGVGVTTVVGFPLGATSTFVKSAETRDAIANGATEIDMVINVGALKSGDFDTVKKDIEGVVLAAKGHAPVKVIIETGLLEIEEKKKACILAKMAGADFVKTSTGFGPGCATPEDIKLMREAVGPDMGVKASACVRDLDTARKLIQAGATRIGASSSIAIITGGQGTGY is encoded by the coding sequence ATGATCGATCATACACTTTTAAAGCCAGAGGCATCTAAAGAGCAAATCATCAAGCTTTGTGAAGAAGCAAAAGAACATAAATTCGCAACCGTGTGTGTGAATCCATACTGGGTACAGACTGCTGCTAAAGAACTGGAAGGATCTGGCGTAGGTGTTACCACGGTTGTCGGCTTTCCGTTAGGAGCAACAAGCACGTTTGTGAAATCAGCTGAAACACGTGACGCAATTGCAAATGGTGCAACAGAAATCGATATGGTCATAAATGTTGGTGCACTTAAATCCGGTGACTTTGACACCGTGAAAAAAGACATTGAAGGGGTTGTTTTAGCAGCCAAAGGCCACGCACCTGTTAAGGTCATTATCGAAACCGGCCTTCTTGAAATCGAAGAAAAGAAAAAGGCTTGTATTTTAGCGAAAATGGCCGGTGCCGATTTCGTGAAAACTTCAACCGGTTTTGGTCCTGGCTGCGCGACACCTGAAGACATCAAGTTAATGCGCGAGGCGGTCGGTCCTGATATGGGCGTGAAAGCATCTGCTTGTGTACGAGATTTAGATACTGCCAGAAAGTTGATCCAAGCAGGTGCGACCAGAATTGGCGCAAGCTCAAGTATTGCTATCATAACGGGCGGACAAGGTACCGGTTATTAA